A genomic stretch from Sphaerodactylus townsendi isolate TG3544 linkage group LG15, MPM_Stown_v2.3, whole genome shotgun sequence includes:
- the LOC125445278 gene encoding transmembrane protein 100-like, which translates to MSYDVVMVNMEREEVCLPRLNPHLLSTTTGGAEASWQDCLLPFGLVMGIIGVAATSVACARDPPGSVLAILGFTWLGVGALAVTVSCWCRRYRRRKREWDGSWSVLVGETQAQKAMV; encoded by the coding sequence ATGTCTTACGACGTTGTGATGGTGAACATGGAAAGGGAAGAGGTCTGCCTGCCCCGACTTAACCCCCATCTCCTGAGCACCACCACGGGAGGCGCCGAGGCCTCGTGGCAAGACTGCCTGCTGCCCTTTGGACTGGTGATGGGCATCATCGGCGTGGCAGCCACCAGTGTGGCTTGCGCCCGCGATCCTCCGGGCTCTGTGTTGGCTATACTGGGGTTCACCTGGCTTGGGGTTGGGGCTCTGGCAGTGACCGTCAGCTGCTGGTGCCGGCGttacaggaggaggaaaagagagtgGGACGGCAGCTGGTCCGTGCTGGTGGGGGAGACGCAAGCACAGAAAGCGATGGTGTAA
- the RPL28 gene encoding 60S ribosomal protein L28 produces the protein MSAHLQWMIVRNCSSFLIKRNKQTYSTEPNNLKARNSFRYNGLIHRKTVGVEPAADGKGVVVVLKKRAGQRKPATTYEKITINKNARATLNSLRHIIRKNNYRKDLRMAALRRASAILRSQKPVVVKKKRARTTKTP, from the exons ATGTCCGCTCACCTGCAATGGATGATTGTGCGCAACTGCTCCAGTTTTCTTATTAAAAGGAACAAGCAAACTTACAGCACG GAACCCAACAACCTGAAAGCTCGCAACTCTTTCCGCTACAACGGGCTGATCCATCGCAAGACTGTAGGGGTTGAGCCTGCTGCTGATGGGAAGGGAGTCGTCGTAGTCCTCAAGAAACGTGCAG gCCAGCGGAAACCAGCCACCACCTATGAGAAGATCACGATCAACAAAAATGCGCGTGCCACGCTCAACAGCCTCCGCCACATCATCCGCAAGAACAATTACCGCAAGGACCTGCGCATG GCTGCCCTGCGTCGTGCCAGCGCCATTTTGCGCAGCCAGAAGCcggtggtggtgaagaagaagcgGGCCCGTACTACCAAGACTCCTTAA